From the genome of Pukyongia salina, one region includes:
- a CDS encoding cupin domain-containing protein, whose translation MRSKFDLINFIAYFRIVRPTVLHFKFYLGVATVICMAGLSGCEKKQTLPDPLEAGWEGNKVCEVIQDDSSLRVLKCTFPPGVGHEKHYHPPHFGYTLRGSTFRIKDTTGTREVDVPTGYSFSNYEIQQHEVLNIGDSTAVFLIIEPKN comes from the coding sequence ATGAGATCGAAATTCGATCTAATTAATTTTATTGCATACTTTCGTATCGTGAGACCAACGGTACTACATTTTAAGTTTTATCTCGGTGTGGCTACGGTCATCTGTATGGCAGGACTAAGCGGCTGCGAGAAAAAACAGACCCTACCGGATCCCCTGGAGGCAGGATGGGAGGGAAACAAGGTATGCGAAGTGATCCAGGACGATAGTAGTTTACGTGTATTAAAGTGCACCTTTCCGCCGGGCGTTGGGCATGAGAAGCACTATCACCCACCACATTTTGGATATACATTGCGGGGAAGTACCTTCAGAATAAAAGATACCACCGGAACACGGGAAGTGGATGTACCCACCGGATACAGTTTTTCAAACTATGAGATCCAGCAACATGAGGTGTTGAATATCGGGGATAGTACTGCCGTGTTTTTAATCATTGAGCCAAAGAATTAA
- a CDS encoding DUF5689 domain-containing protein: MKNLLLITCAFLLLNICIISCVNDDEFNVPEIELAAIELSGSEISIGALKDALLQEIANNGNTVLTIDEEIYITAYVISSDEHGNFFEEIVVQDAPNTPSAGLKIKIDSNPLFSRFEFGRKVYVKLMGLTVGLDSGQLSVGIRDGNRIGQISESRMFDYVARDTTVVTIEPALVLISELSEAHINTYVQLDDVQFNRMEVLGDDPLTYAGEPTDMFDGERTLESCTENASIVFSTSTFADFKSVRMSAGKGSVTGIFTYNFFGDEFNLVVNDLNGIQLDGMDRCDPLEVDCGVAGMVGSTILFTEFFESQIEGEPIQGNGWTNFAEAGSELWEAYFDDGSNASLGISARMGAYMSGDDANIGWLITPEINFEGQQGETLSFKTSNSFADGSTLELFFSHDWNGDPVSVTSATWNLLPSAVIVQDDDFFGDWIFSGNVDLSCIEGTGHIAWRYTGSGDPDFDGTYELDEIEIRSN, translated from the coding sequence ATGAAAAATCTCCTTCTTATAACATGTGCTTTCTTACTACTAAATATTTGCATTATTTCCTGTGTTAACGATGATGAGTTCAATGTGCCTGAGATCGAGCTTGCAGCTATTGAGCTTTCGGGCTCGGAGATAAGTATTGGAGCCTTAAAGGATGCCTTGCTCCAGGAAATCGCCAATAATGGCAATACTGTTTTAACCATAGATGAAGAGATTTATATAACGGCCTACGTGATCTCAAGTGACGAACATGGAAATTTCTTCGAAGAGATCGTTGTTCAGGACGCTCCAAATACACCATCAGCGGGGCTGAAGATAAAGATCGATTCTAACCCCTTATTTTCCCGTTTCGAATTCGGGCGGAAAGTGTATGTAAAACTTATGGGCCTTACGGTTGGTTTGGATAGCGGACAACTTTCGGTGGGGATCAGGGATGGAAACCGGATTGGCCAGATATCGGAGTCTCGTATGTTCGACTATGTAGCCAGGGATACTACGGTGGTTACCATCGAGCCGGCTCTTGTTTTAATTTCAGAACTTTCTGAAGCGCATATAAACACCTATGTTCAGTTAGATGACGTTCAATTCAACCGTATGGAGGTGCTTGGAGACGATCCACTTACATATGCCGGGGAACCCACCGATATGTTCGACGGGGAGCGCACCTTGGAGAGTTGTACCGAAAATGCGAGTATTGTATTTAGCACTTCCACCTTTGCCGATTTTAAATCTGTGCGAATGTCGGCCGGGAAAGGTTCTGTAACCGGAATATTCACCTATAATTTTTTTGGAGATGAATTCAATTTGGTGGTAAACGATCTCAATGGAATACAGTTGGATGGGATGGATCGCTGTGATCCACTGGAGGTTGATTGCGGTGTTGCGGGGATGGTAGGCAGTACAATTTTATTTACTGAGTTCTTCGAATCTCAAATAGAAGGTGAGCCCATTCAGGGTAATGGCTGGACTAATTTTGCCGAAGCCGGCTCCGAATTATGGGAGGCCTATTTCGACGACGGATCCAATGCATCACTTGGGATCTCGGCACGAATGGGTGCTTATATGAGTGGCGACGATGCAAATATTGGCTGGCTCATCACTCCCGAAATAAATTTCGAGGGGCAGCAAGGAGAAACGCTTAGTTTTAAAACTTCCAATAGTTTTGCCGATGGTAGTACTTTGGAACTGTTTTTTTCTCATGACTGGAACGGTGATCCGGTGTCTGTCACCTCTGCAACCTGGAATCTTCTACCCAGTGCAGTGATCGTGCAGGATGACGACTTCTTTGGAGATTGGATTTTTTCGGGGAATGTAGATTTAAGTTGCATTGAAGGTACAGGCCATATTGCATGGAGATATACAGGAAGCGGAGATCCCGATTTTGATGGCACCTACGAGTTGGATGAGATCGAAATTCGATCTAATTAA
- a CDS encoding endonuclease/exonuclease/phosphatase family protein, producing MRISYLFLLTIILWPNYIQPQEYRSFKIHTIAFYNLENLFDFEDDPFTFDNDRTPEGKDHWTEEIYWKKVRNMATVISEIGKEVTGQPPSIIGVCEIENRRVLEDLLNADPLRETEYGLVHFDSPDRRGIDVALLYKKSAFVPSQYKAMELLLFDDQDRTKRIFTRDQLLVSGYLEGELIHIIVNHWPSRSGGEARSQGKRIKAARLNKQLIDSLWSIDPYAKIINMGDFNDDPVNTSIKRTLKTTTKKDSLQLKKLYNPMESMYRKGLGTLGYADGWNLFDQIMLSSELLKKDYSSYRFYTAGIYNAQILIAREGRYKGYPFRSFTASGFTGGYSDHFPVYVYLIKETQASVNNTN from the coding sequence ATGAGAATCTCATACCTTTTCCTCCTAACGATAATTTTATGGCCTAACTATATCCAACCACAGGAATACAGGTCATTCAAGATCCACACCATTGCCTTTTACAATCTCGAGAACTTGTTCGATTTTGAAGACGATCCTTTCACTTTCGACAACGACAGAACACCGGAGGGTAAGGATCACTGGACGGAGGAAATCTATTGGAAAAAGGTAAGGAATATGGCTACTGTTATTTCTGAAATTGGAAAAGAGGTAACTGGGCAGCCACCGTCTATTATTGGAGTTTGTGAGATTGAAAACAGGCGAGTACTGGAAGATCTGCTTAATGCCGATCCCTTGAGAGAAACAGAGTACGGATTGGTTCATTTCGATTCGCCCGATCGCCGGGGTATAGACGTTGCCTTACTTTACAAGAAGTCTGCTTTTGTTCCTTCTCAATACAAAGCAATGGAACTTTTACTTTTCGACGACCAGGACAGAACGAAAAGGATCTTTACACGGGATCAACTTCTTGTAAGTGGATACCTTGAAGGGGAATTGATCCATATAATCGTGAACCACTGGCCATCACGTAGTGGTGGTGAAGCCAGAAGCCAGGGGAAACGAATTAAGGCCGCAAGGCTCAATAAACAATTAATAGATTCATTGTGGAGTATAGATCCGTATGCTAAGATCATCAATATGGGTGATTTTAACGATGATCCGGTAAATACGAGTATAAAAAGAACCCTGAAAACCACGACTAAAAAAGACAGCTTACAGCTTAAAAAATTGTACAACCCAATGGAATCCATGTATCGAAAAGGACTTGGAACCCTGGGCTACGCAGATGGATGGAATCTATTCGACCAGATCATGCTGTCTTCAGAATTATTAAAAAAAGATTACAGCTCGTATCGGTTTTACACGGCAGGGATCTATAATGCACAAATACTAATTGCTCGAGAAGGTAGATATAAAGGATATCCTTTTCGCAGTTTTACGGCAAGTGGTTTCACCGGTGGATACAGCGATCATTTTCCGGTTTATGTTTACCTGATCAAAGAAACTCAAGCTTCAGTTAATAACACAAATTAA
- a CDS encoding TonB-dependent receptor: MKKLLLLVFLFGSFTAFSQGTVTGTVQDADLGGPLPNASVVEVGTSNGTISDFDGNFTLSVSSNRGQVEISYLGYVTRVISFTLSNGSANLGSVSLDADAATLGEVVIVGTGVIDLADDRKTPVAVSTITAQEITTKAAGNVEFTEAMKNTPSVYVANQAGGFGDSQIFLRGFNDSNTAFLLNGQPINSVEDGRMFWSNWAGMADVANAIQIQRGLGSSKLAISSVGGTVNIISKTTDQREGGFVRFLAGNDSYFKGTASYNTGLSDSGWAFSFLVDHWQAHRKYAIGTAGQGQNYLFSVGYKPNDNHAFNFLITGAPQWHDQNFSNSLDTYELYGEKYNGNTGFLEGERYTERRNFYHKPVANLNWDYTISDNADLSTVAYASWGRGGGTGMYGRGSRVRLGINGEIDFDQIVQNNMDIADSNGVGAFSDARIRRSSMNNHNWYGLLSSLNLEAGENWNINAGFDGRLYHGDHFRQVNDLLGLTGLEENGQIFMNEFEANPWSTLFDFAEEGDRIDYDYSEDINYLGGFGQVEYATDRFSIFVQGAFSTQSFQREERFDLANAGKSEKVNKTGYNIKGGASFNITEEHAIFANAGQFSRQPFLDNIFRDVRGSNDLAMPEVDNEEILGLEAGYRFQNSNLRVNVDVYRTEWGNRFISAGGEDNSDPKNSVFYTDRFTDVTQLHQGVEFDFEYRPNYGAWRLRGYGSIGNWKFDGETPFTRQNDDTSEFIITDGMLDLTGTKVGNAPQTSFGAGLSVKLCDGLTVDGDYNIYTDLYGFVSADDVIEAAQMGERYQAERLPAYTLADAGLTYKFTLGGQRLTFRGNVYNLFNEAYINQRDAFGYYLGVGRTYNASLRLNF, from the coding sequence ATGAAAAAACTTTTACTTTTAGTTTTCTTATTCGGCAGTTTTACTGCATTTTCTCAGGGAACGGTAACAGGAACAGTACAAGATGCTGATCTTGGAGGACCCCTTCCCAATGCAAGTGTTGTTGAGGTTGGTACCAGCAATGGTACTATTTCAGACTTCGACGGGAACTTTACTTTGTCCGTTTCATCTAATAGAGGGCAAGTTGAAATATCCTATTTAGGATATGTAACCAGAGTTATTTCTTTCACATTAAGTAATGGCTCGGCAAATCTAGGGTCTGTTTCTCTTGATGCCGATGCTGCTACATTAGGTGAGGTTGTAATTGTAGGTACAGGGGTAATTGACCTCGCAGACGACAGAAAAACACCTGTTGCCGTATCTACTATTACCGCTCAGGAGATCACCACTAAAGCAGCTGGTAACGTAGAATTTACAGAGGCGATGAAAAATACGCCTTCTGTATATGTTGCTAACCAGGCCGGAGGTTTTGGTGATAGCCAGATCTTCTTACGTGGTTTTAACGACAGCAACACGGCTTTCCTACTAAACGGACAGCCAATTAACAGTGTTGAAGATGGTAGAATGTTCTGGTCTAACTGGGCAGGTATGGCCGATGTAGCCAATGCCATCCAGATCCAAAGGGGTCTAGGATCCTCAAAACTTGCTATCTCATCTGTAGGTGGTACAGTTAACATTATCTCGAAAACTACAGATCAGCGCGAAGGCGGATTTGTTAGATTCCTGGCAGGTAACGATAGTTACTTTAAAGGAACAGCCAGCTATAACACTGGACTTAGTGACAGCGGTTGGGCTTTCTCTTTTCTCGTAGATCACTGGCAAGCACACAGAAAGTATGCTATAGGTACTGCAGGACAAGGACAAAACTACCTTTTCTCTGTAGGGTATAAGCCAAACGATAATCATGCATTTAACTTCCTTATCACAGGTGCACCGCAATGGCACGACCAGAATTTCTCTAACAGTCTGGACACCTACGAACTATACGGGGAGAAATACAATGGAAATACAGGATTCTTAGAAGGTGAGCGTTATACCGAAAGAAGAAATTTCTATCACAAACCGGTAGCAAACCTGAACTGGGACTACACAATTAGCGACAATGCAGACCTTTCTACTGTAGCTTATGCCTCTTGGGGCCGTGGTGGTGGAACAGGAATGTATGGACGTGGAAGCCGTGTTCGATTAGGTATCAACGGTGAGATCGATTTCGATCAGATCGTTCAGAATAACATGGATATTGCAGATTCTAACGGCGTTGGTGCCTTTAGCGACGCACGTATCCGCAGATCGTCTATGAACAACCATAACTGGTACGGACTTCTTTCCAGCTTAAACCTTGAAGCAGGCGAAAACTGGAACATCAATGCTGGATTTGATGGTAGATTATATCATGGAGATCACTTCAGACAAGTGAACGACCTGCTAGGACTCACCGGTTTGGAAGAAAACGGACAGATCTTTATGAACGAATTCGAAGCCAATCCATGGAGTACCTTATTCGACTTTGCCGAAGAGGGAGATCGTATCGACTACGACTACTCTGAAGACATCAACTACTTAGGTGGTTTTGGTCAGGTAGAATACGCTACCGATAGATTCTCGATCTTTGTTCAGGGAGCATTTTCTACTCAGTCATTCCAAAGAGAAGAGCGTTTCGACCTGGCAAATGCCGGTAAATCTGAAAAAGTAAATAAAACCGGATATAACATCAAAGGAGGGGCCTCTTTCAACATTACGGAGGAGCATGCGATCTTCGCAAATGCGGGTCAGTTCTCACGTCAGCCATTCCTGGATAACATTTTCAGAGATGTTCGTGGTTCTAACGACCTGGCTATGCCCGAAGTTGACAACGAAGAGATCCTTGGTCTGGAAGCAGGTTACCGTTTCCAAAACAGCAATCTACGTGTGAATGTAGACGTATACCGTACAGAATGGGGTAACAGATTTATCTCTGCTGGCGGTGAAGACAATTCAGATCCAAAAAACTCTGTATTCTATACAGATAGATTTACCGATGTAACTCAGCTTCACCAGGGTGTTGAATTCGATTTCGAATATCGTCCAAACTACGGAGCATGGAGACTACGAGGATACGGATCTATCGGTAACTGGAAATTTGATGGAGAAACTCCTTTCACAAGACAGAATGATGATACCAGTGAGTTCATAATCACCGATGGTATGTTGGATCTAACCGGAACTAAAGTAGGTAACGCACCTCAAACATCTTTTGGTGCAGGGCTATCAGTTAAATTATGTGACGGACTTACAGTAGATGGAGATTACAACATCTATACAGACCTTTATGGTTTCGTGAGTGCCGATGATGTAATTGAAGCTGCTCAAATGGGTGAGCGCTACCAGGCAGAACGTTTGCCAGCGTACACTTTGGCAGATGCCGGACTTACTTATAAGTTTACTTTAGGGGGACAGCGTCTTACCTTCAGAGGTAACGTATACAACCTGTTCAACGAAGCCTATATTAACCAGAGAGATGCTTTCGGTTATTACTTAGGTGTTGGAAGAACGTATAACGCAAGTTTACGATTAAACTTCTAA
- a CDS encoding TonB-dependent receptor, protein MSVFGYTQTSVVKGRILDSYSGTAVPAVQVQILGHLQQVQSDSNGYFIISEIDLPVGEQIIQLSHDDYLTKKLRVTINNGKTIDLNPVLLEADLSVGEQQTGIISLTDYELDEEEESSQNISGLLQASRDVFLNAVAYDFSATFFKPRGLDNSHSKLLINGIVMNKLVSGRPLWSNWGGLNDLQRNIAYDRGTTPGDQDFGGANGSTHILMRASQYKRGGRISYALANRSYEGRVMVSYSSGHTRSKWSYSVLISRRFGERGYVEGTPYDANSVFIAVERALNETHSLNLVGIYTPVQRGRSTALTEEVEALKGNSYNPHWGIQDGKIRSSRIRYIEEPILMLNHYWKISEGNKINNNIAYQSGKIGNSRLDYGGRRNPLANYYQRLPSYFLRNPNPTPLDFQLAYEAEQEFINNGQLDWNSLYEANTKTAGGLSAYIIQEDVTRDTQLSMSSIYNGSLSETVRLDGGLSYRILKSENYAEVNDLLGGQGYLDIDHFGEDTNFIQSDIQNPDRIVIAGERYKYNYEIKASNLTAFIQTRINLRRVDLYVTGGLSQVNYQRTGLFQNGYFAQPNRSLGDSETINFTAFSAKFGGLYKFNGRHFFELNAAMLAHPPTLRNSFVNPRQNNDIVDGLAIENTRLADASYLFRTPNVKARVSAFYNELSNRTEIGFYFTQNALGSEDNNAFVQEIVTGIGNRNVGLEIGAEVKIFPTFKIKTAASLGQYIYSSNPVLYLSGDDFDSDPLDGVVEGNDIEIVGSKRTVILENYHVAGGPERAAQIGLEYRNPNFWWAGITTNYFSNSYVDISYLRRTPDFYTDSDGLPFSNYDINTAQALLKQEELDDYFLVNVVGGKSWRIGGYYIGFFASINNLLDSRYRTGGFEDSRRVSYQQQLEEKNRRYGPLFGNKYFFGNGTTYYVNIYLRF, encoded by the coding sequence ATGAGCGTGTTTGGCTATACGCAAACCTCTGTTGTAAAAGGCAGGATTCTGGATTCTTATTCAGGAACTGCCGTCCCAGCTGTTCAGGTGCAGATATTGGGGCACTTACAGCAAGTGCAAAGCGACAGTAACGGTTATTTCATCATCTCCGAAATTGATCTTCCCGTTGGAGAACAAATCATCCAGTTATCTCATGACGACTATTTAACAAAAAAATTGAGGGTTACCATCAATAATGGTAAGACAATAGATCTCAATCCTGTATTGCTGGAAGCAGATCTGTCTGTGGGAGAGCAACAAACCGGGATCATCAGTTTAACCGATTACGAATTGGATGAGGAAGAAGAGAGTTCGCAAAATATCTCGGGATTATTACAGGCCTCCAGGGATGTTTTTCTAAACGCGGTAGCCTACGATTTCAGCGCTACTTTTTTCAAACCAAGAGGGCTGGATAATTCACATAGCAAGTTACTTATCAATGGGATTGTAATGAATAAATTAGTTTCGGGCAGACCCTTATGGAGCAATTGGGGCGGATTAAATGATCTTCAGAGAAATATCGCGTACGACCGAGGGACTACCCCGGGCGATCAAGATTTTGGAGGTGCCAATGGGTCAACACATATACTCATGCGCGCGTCTCAATACAAACGGGGAGGACGTATCTCTTACGCACTTGCGAACAGGAGCTATGAAGGCAGAGTCATGGTATCTTACAGTAGCGGACATACAAGAAGTAAATGGTCGTATTCGGTATTAATATCAAGGCGATTTGGAGAAAGAGGCTATGTAGAAGGGACTCCCTACGATGCCAATTCGGTTTTTATTGCTGTTGAGCGTGCATTAAACGAAACTCACAGCCTTAATCTCGTTGGCATCTATACTCCCGTACAGAGAGGCCGCTCCACCGCACTTACCGAGGAAGTAGAAGCGCTTAAAGGAAACAGCTATAATCCGCATTGGGGCATTCAGGACGGAAAAATACGAAGCAGTAGAATCCGGTACATTGAAGAACCCATACTCATGCTGAATCATTATTGGAAAATTTCCGAAGGGAACAAAATCAATAACAATATTGCGTATCAAAGCGGGAAGATTGGGAACAGCCGTCTGGATTATGGTGGTAGACGAAATCCGTTGGCAAATTATTACCAGCGATTACCAAGTTATTTTCTTCGGAACCCAAACCCTACACCCCTGGATTTTCAGTTAGCCTACGAAGCTGAGCAGGAGTTTATTAATAACGGACAGCTTGATTGGAATTCCCTTTATGAGGCTAATACTAAAACGGCAGGAGGACTTTCGGCCTATATCATTCAGGAAGATGTGACCAGGGATACTCAACTATCGATGAGCAGTATTTACAATGGGAGCCTGTCTGAAACTGTACGTCTGGATGGTGGGCTGAGCTATCGCATACTAAAAAGTGAGAATTATGCCGAAGTTAATGACCTACTGGGCGGACAAGGTTACTTGGATATAGATCACTTTGGAGAGGATACTAATTTTATACAAAGTGATATTCAAAATCCGGACAGGATTGTAATCGCAGGAGAGCGATATAAATATAATTATGAAATTAAGGCCTCAAACCTAACTGCTTTTATTCAAACAAGGATAAACCTACGCAGGGTGGATCTTTACGTTACCGGGGGATTGTCTCAGGTAAATTATCAGCGAACAGGTCTATTTCAGAACGGATATTTCGCTCAACCTAACAGATCTCTGGGGGACAGCGAGACTATCAATTTTACCGCCTTTAGCGCCAAATTTGGAGGACTCTATAAATTTAATGGGCGTCACTTTTTCGAATTAAACGCCGCCATGCTGGCACACCCACCCACTTTGCGAAATAGCTTTGTTAACCCCCGCCAGAACAATGATATCGTCGATGGTCTGGCAATAGAGAATACCAGGTTGGCAGATGCGAGCTATCTGTTTCGTACTCCCAATGTTAAAGCGAGGGTTTCTGCCTTTTACAATGAACTATCTAATCGTACCGAAATTGGTTTTTACTTTACTCAGAATGCGTTGGGGAGTGAAGATAATAACGCTTTTGTACAGGAGATCGTTACCGGGATCGGCAATAGAAATGTAGGGCTGGAAATAGGAGCTGAAGTAAAAATTTTCCCAACCTTCAAAATAAAAACAGCTGCATCTTTGGGGCAATATATTTATAGCTCTAATCCTGTGCTATACTTATCCGGAGACGATTTCGACAGCGACCCGTTAGATGGAGTGGTGGAAGGAAACGACATTGAAATCGTTGGTAGTAAAAGAACTGTGATCCTGGAGAATTATCACGTGGCAGGGGGTCCGGAGAGAGCAGCCCAGATCGGGTTGGAATACCGCAACCCCAATTTTTGGTGGGCCGGAATTACAACCAATTATTTTTCGAATTCCTATGTTGATATTAGTTATCTAAGACGTACGCCCGATTTCTACACAGATTCCGACGGTCTTCCTTTTTCAAACTACGATATAAACACGGCGCAGGCTTTACTTAAACAGGAAGAGCTCGATGATTATTTTCTGGTGAATGTGGTGGGAGGAAAGTCCTGGCGCATTGGCGGGTACTATATAGGGTTTTTTGCATCGATCAACAATTTACTTGATAGCAGATATAGAACCGGCGGATTTGAAGATTCTCGTAGGGTAAGTTACCAACAGCAATTGGAAGAGAAAAACAGGAGATACGGACCCCTGTTCGGGAATAAATATTTCTTCGGAAATGGAACTACCTATTACGTAAACATATATCTAAGATTTTAA
- a CDS encoding peptidoglycan DD-metalloendopeptidase family protein gives MKRLTYLLPVLLLFAACSTEIKEEDEVAEEELPQIIEEYGYILNDFNVIRDTIRPGDTFGAILDANGVTQDKIFEVATKFKDSFDVRKMVVGKPYVLLNTKDSTNATQVFIYEKNKVDYAVVDFRDSISSFNSRKPVSYVEKTASGVITSSLYQTMEENDLSPYMSERLANIYAWTINFFAIQPGDRFKVIYTEKYINDTIPAGLDKIKAAYFEHKGKQLYAFRFVGDTLNQIPDFYDENAENLRRAFLKAPVKFSRISSRYNLNRRIKYYGYKLRPHKGTDFAANIGTPILATADGTVTKSERRGGNGNYVKIKHNSTYDTQYLHMKSRNVKVGDFVRQGDVIGWVGMTGNTGGPHVCYRFWKNGKQVDPFKEDLPTSEPLAESLQPKYFQFIAPLKENLDCITY, from the coding sequence TTGAAGAGATTAACCTATTTACTCCCCGTATTACTGCTTTTTGCAGCTTGTAGCACCGAAATTAAAGAAGAAGATGAGGTAGCAGAGGAAGAGCTCCCTCAAATTATAGAAGAATACGGCTATATCCTTAACGATTTTAATGTAATTAGGGATACCATCAGGCCTGGAGATACTTTTGGGGCAATTCTGGATGCAAATGGTGTCACCCAGGATAAGATCTTTGAAGTAGCTACAAAATTCAAAGACAGCTTCGACGTTCGAAAAATGGTGGTGGGTAAACCCTATGTATTGCTAAATACCAAAGACAGCACAAATGCTACCCAGGTATTTATTTACGAGAAGAATAAAGTTGACTACGCAGTGGTGGATTTTAGAGATTCGATATCCTCCTTTAATAGCAGGAAACCTGTATCTTATGTAGAAAAAACGGCCTCCGGGGTAATAACTAGCTCGTTATATCAAACCATGGAGGAAAACGATCTTAGTCCGTATATGTCTGAGCGACTGGCCAATATTTATGCCTGGACCATAAACTTTTTCGCTATCCAGCCTGGAGATAGATTCAAGGTGATCTACACCGAAAAATATATCAATGACACCATTCCTGCAGGTCTTGATAAAATAAAAGCCGCATATTTCGAACACAAAGGAAAACAGCTTTATGCTTTCCGTTTCGTGGGAGACACCTTGAACCAGATCCCGGATTTTTACGATGAGAATGCCGAAAATCTTAGACGGGCCTTCCTGAAAGCCCCGGTAAAATTCAGCCGTATCTCATCTCGGTATAATTTAAATAGAAGGATCAAGTATTACGGTTATAAATTAAGGCCCCACAAAGGAACCGACTTCGCAGCCAATATTGGCACCCCGATTCTGGCTACAGCTGATGGTACAGTGACAAAGTCTGAACGCCGCGGAGGAAATGGCAATTATGTAAAAATTAAACACAATAGCACCTACGATACCCAATATTTACACATGAAAAGCAGAAATGTGAAAGTAGGAGACTTTGTGCGTCAAGGCGATGTGATTGGTTGGGTTGGGATGACCGGAAATACCGGAGGACCTCATGTTTGCTATCGTTTTTGGAAGAATGGAAAACAAGTGGACCCTTTTAAGGAAGATCTTCCTACATCGGAGCCATTAGCCGAATCTTTACAGCCAAAATATTTCCAATTTATCGCTCCCCTGAAGGAAAATCTGGACTGTATTACATATTAA